In Phreatobacter stygius, a genomic segment contains:
- a CDS encoding CaiB/BaiF CoA transferase family protein — MTTKPLAGLRVLELARVLAGPWCGQLLADLGADVVKVERAGVGDDTREWGPPFVEDKDGGYHGSAYYHSTNRGKRSIALDFNSADDQATIRRFAKHADVVIENFKVGGLVKYGLDYPSLKAVNPRIVYCSITGFGQTGPYAPRPGYDFIIQGMGGIMSLTGDPQGEPQKVGVAYADIFTGVYSTVGILAALRQRDATGQGSHIDMALLDTQVALLQNHSMNHMIAGVDPKRMGNAHANLVPYQVVPVSDGHIILATGNDGQYRRTCEVLGVPELVTDPRFVDNEQRVNNRDLLMPLLIARTVLFAKADLIEKLEAAGVPVGPINTVPEVFRDPQVVARGMRVDLPAPETRAGTLPSVRQPIVINGERLYGAHASPALGENQDDVMNDPNWGAGA; from the coding sequence ATGACGACGAAACCTCTTGCCGGCCTGCGCGTGCTCGAACTGGCGCGCGTGCTGGCCGGTCCGTGGTGCGGGCAATTGCTCGCCGATCTCGGCGCCGATGTGGTCAAGGTGGAACGGGCGGGCGTCGGCGACGACACCCGCGAATGGGGGCCGCCCTTTGTCGAGGACAAGGACGGCGGTTATCACGGCTCGGCCTATTATCACTCGACCAATCGCGGCAAACGCTCGATCGCACTCGACTTCAACAGTGCCGACGACCAGGCGACCATCCGGCGCTTCGCCAAACATGCCGACGTGGTGATCGAGAACTTCAAGGTTGGTGGCCTGGTCAAATATGGCCTCGACTATCCGAGCCTCAAGGCGGTCAACCCGCGCATCGTCTATTGCTCGATCACCGGCTTCGGCCAGACCGGGCCCTATGCGCCGCGCCCGGGTTATGACTTCATCATCCAGGGCATGGGCGGCATCATGTCGCTGACCGGCGACCCGCAGGGCGAACCGCAGAAGGTCGGCGTCGCCTATGCCGACATCTTCACCGGCGTCTATTCCACCGTCGGCATCCTGGCGGCGCTGCGCCAGCGCGACGCCACCGGCCAGGGCAGCCATATCGACATGGCACTGCTCGATACCCAGGTGGCGCTGCTGCAGAACCATTCGATGAACCACATGATCGCGGGCGTCGATCCCAAGCGCATGGGCAATGCCCACGCCAATCTGGTGCCCTATCAGGTGGTGCCGGTCAGCGATGGCCACATCATCCTGGCGACCGGCAATGACGGCCAATATCGCCGGACCTGCGAAGTGCTCGGCGTGCCGGAACTGGTCACCGATCCGCGCTTCGTCGACAACGAGCAGCGGGTCAACAACCGCGACCTGCTGATGCCGCTCCTGATCGCGCGCACGGTTCTGTTCGCCAAGGCCGACCTGATCGAGAAGCTCGAGGCGGCCGGCGTGCCGGTCGGTCCGATCAACACCGTGCCGGAAGTGTTCAGGGATCCGCAGGTCGTCGCCCGCGGCATGCGTGTCGACCTGCCGGCGCCCGAGACCCGGGCCGGCACCTTGCCGAGCGTGCGCCAGCCGATCGTCATCAATGGCGAGCGGCTTTATGGCGCCCATGCCTCGCCGGCGCTCGGCGAGAACCAGGACGACGTCATGAACGACCCGAACTGGGGCGCGGGGGCCTGA
- a CDS encoding ABC transporter ATP-binding protein: MSERTIVTDQSQAFLAVDRLSKRYGDIAAIDDMSLAIPRGEFLTLLGPSGSGKTTLLMAIAGFVTPSAGSIRLEGREIGGLPPEKRDLGVVFQGYALFPHMTVAENIAFPLEVRRLPRAEIDRLVAAALDTVQLGQHAARRPAQLSGGQQQRVALARALVFSPPLILLDEPLSALDKQLRGQLQEELKSLHRRLGATFINVTHDQDEALSMSTLIAVVNHGRIVQVGTPLDVYERPRTVFVANFVGRSNIVEAEIKGGEGDGRIALAAAGTTLISSNPAGQAAGTKIAVSLRPEKLTVGLGDAEGPNRIRGTIADYTYHGNSTQLVVATPLGALRVEEQTWRIGFPLANGLAVSLSWAEDAPVIVAPDQAA; this comes from the coding sequence ATGTCCGAAAGAACCATCGTGACCGACCAGAGCCAAGCCTTCCTCGCCGTCGATCGCCTGTCGAAGCGCTATGGCGACATCGCAGCCATCGACGACATGTCGCTGGCCATTCCACGTGGCGAATTCCTCACCTTGCTCGGGCCCTCCGGGTCGGGCAAGACGACCCTGCTGATGGCCATTGCCGGCTTCGTCACGCCGAGCGCCGGTTCGATCCGGCTGGAGGGACGCGAGATCGGCGGCCTGCCGCCGGAAAAGCGCGACCTGGGCGTGGTGTTCCAGGGTTATGCCTTGTTCCCGCACATGACGGTCGCCGAGAACATCGCCTTTCCCCTGGAGGTGCGCCGGCTGCCGCGTGCCGAGATCGACCGGCTGGTCGCCGCCGCGCTCGACACCGTCCAGCTCGGCCAGCATGCGGCGCGCAGGCCGGCGCAGCTTTCCGGCGGCCAGCAGCAGCGGGTGGCGCTCGCCCGCGCCCTGGTGTTCTCGCCGCCGCTGATCCTGCTCGACGAACCCTTGAGCGCACTCGACAAGCAGTTGCGCGGCCAGTTGCAGGAGGAGCTGAAGAGCCTGCATCGCCGGCTCGGGGCAACCTTCATCAACGTCACTCACGACCAGGACGAGGCTCTGTCCATGTCGACCCTGATCGCCGTGGTCAATCACGGCAGGATCGTCCAGGTCGGCACGCCGCTCGACGTCTATGAGCGGCCGCGGACCGTGTTCGTCGCAAACTTCGTCGGTCGTAGCAATATCGTCGAGGCCGAAATCAAGGGTGGCGAGGGTGATGGTCGCATCGCCCTGGCCGCCGCCGGCACCACCCTCATTTCCAGCAACCCGGCCGGCCAGGCCGCCGGCACAAAAATCGCGGTGAGCCTCAGACCTGAAAAGCTCACCGTTGGCCTCGGCGATGCGGAGGGCCCGAACCGCATCCGCGGGACGATCGCCGACTACACCTATCACGGCAACAGCACCCAGCTCGTCGTCGCCACGCCTCTCGGTGCGTTGCGTGTCGAGGAGCAGACCTGGCGCATCGGTTTTCCCCTGGCGAACGGCCTCGCGGTATCGCTGAGCTGGGCCGAGGATGCGCCTGTCATCGTCGCGCCCGATCAGGCGGCCTGA
- a CDS encoding LysR family transcriptional regulator, with product MDRLDELTVFVTIIDTGSLIAAARRLRRSAPAVTRALNGLEERAGVRLVERTTRRLTPTDAGRNLADHARRLIGDYETAIGGVAATEARGLLRVTAPRVFGRRHVAPVITDFLDQHPLVQAELLLNDRNVDLIEEDVHVAVRIGQLADSSLVVRRVGEVRRTLVASPDYLARRGMPRQPADLSRHETITGLIMAQEWRFGATNRGPVARLSPRFSGNDVDANLMAIRTGRGIGRVLSYQVAEEIAEGSLIRLLPEFEPPALPVHLVVPSSRNMAPKVRAFLDHAAAALERLSVIRPERSTGGGKS from the coding sequence ATGGACCGTCTCGACGAGCTGACCGTCTTCGTCACCATTATCGACACCGGCAGCCTGATCGCGGCGGCGCGCCGGCTCAGGCGCTCGGCACCGGCGGTCACCAGGGCCCTGAACGGGCTGGAGGAACGCGCCGGCGTCCGGCTGGTCGAACGGACCACCCGGCGCCTGACGCCGACCGATGCCGGCCGCAACCTCGCCGACCATGCGCGGCGGCTGATCGGCGATTACGAGACGGCGATCGGCGGCGTCGCGGCCACCGAGGCGCGCGGCCTGCTCAGGGTCACCGCGCCGCGGGTGTTCGGCCGGCGGCATGTCGCGCCTGTCATCACCGACTTTCTCGACCAGCATCCGCTGGTCCAGGCCGAGCTCCTGCTGAACGACCGCAATGTCGACCTGATCGAAGAAGACGTGCATGTCGCGGTCAGGATCGGCCAGCTCGCCGATTCCAGCCTGGTGGTGCGGCGCGTCGGCGAGGTCCGGCGCACCCTGGTGGCCAGTCCCGACTATCTGGCACGGCGCGGCATGCCGCGACAGCCGGCCGATCTCAGCCGGCACGAAACGATCACCGGGCTGATCATGGCGCAGGAATGGCGTTTCGGAGCGACCAATCGGGGCCCGGTGGCGCGGCTGTCGCCCCGGTTTTCCGGCAATGACGTCGACGCCAACCTGATGGCGATCCGCACCGGGCGCGGCATTGGCCGGGTGCTGTCCTATCAGGTCGCCGAGGAGATCGCGGAGGGGTCGCTGATCCGCTTGCTGCCGGAGTTCGAGCCGCCGGCTCTGCCGGTCCACCTGGTGGTGCCGAGCAGCCGCAACATGGCGCCCAAGGTCCGCGCCTTCCTCGATCACGCCGCCGCGGCGCTGGAGCGGTTGAGCGTGATCCGGCCGGAGCGATCCACCGGCGGCGGCAAAAGTTGA
- a CDS encoding ABC transporter permease: MTGSLDHRTRLALVMIAPAVLMIVLLYLLPLLRILGLSFTEEPGALANYSQLFTSDVLGRVIWTTLRICVITTAITLVVSYVMAAALTLAAPRMRAIMFVLVLLPLWLSVLIRAFAWVSVLRGNGVLNNALVSLGLIGAPLSLVRNETGVIIGMVHYMLPFGILPLYAGMRTIDPRVLNAARSLGANGLTVFRRVFFPLTVPGLFSSFILTFVFSLGFYVTPAILGGGRVMMVAEYISVQVHETLEWGTATMLASVLLLTVFAVIFAVGRFADWDSLVGKGDE, encoded by the coding sequence ATGACTGGCAGCCTCGACCACCGCACGCGCCTGGCGCTCGTCATGATCGCTCCGGCCGTGCTCATGATCGTCCTGCTCTATCTCCTCCCGCTCCTGCGCATCCTTGGACTGAGCTTCACCGAGGAACCGGGAGCGTTGGCCAATTACAGCCAGCTGTTCACCTCCGATGTCCTTGGCCGGGTGATCTGGACGACCCTGCGCATCTGCGTCATCACCACCGCCATTACCCTCGTCGTGTCCTATGTCATGGCGGCGGCGCTGACGCTCGCCGCGCCACGGATGCGCGCGATCATGTTCGTGCTGGTGCTGCTGCCGCTCTGGCTGTCGGTGCTGATCCGCGCCTTCGCCTGGGTCTCGGTGCTGCGCGGCAACGGCGTCCTGAACAATGCCCTGGTCTCGCTCGGTCTGATCGGCGCGCCGCTCAGCCTGGTACGCAACGAGACCGGCGTCATCATCGGCATGGTCCACTACATGCTGCCTTTCGGCATCCTGCCGCTCTATGCAGGCATGCGGACCATCGATCCGCGCGTGCTGAACGCCGCCCGCAGTCTCGGCGCCAACGGCCTGACCGTGTTTCGCCGGGTGTTCTTTCCGCTCACCGTGCCGGGCCTGTTCTCGTCCTTCATCCTCACCTTCGTGTTCTCGCTCGGCTTCTATGTGACGCCCGCCATTCTTGGCGGCGGCCGGGTGATGATGGTCGCCGAATATATCAGCGTGCAGGTGCATGAGACGCTGGAATGGGGCACCGCCACCATGCTCGCCTCGGTGCTTCTGCTCACTGTCTTCGCGGTGATCTTCGCGGTCGGCCGCTTCGCCGACTGGGACAGCCTGGTCGGCAAGGGGGACGAGTGA
- a CDS encoding amidohydrolase produces the protein MSCFHEAMLMTRPADTIVTRAKVATIDAAMPFCEAVAISGGRIVAVGSAAEVAAFAGPDTEIIDAGGRTVLPGFIESHCHADVYGARVHRWADFSWPRVGSKDDVLAKIAAATPDLPPDAWFVGFRYDDNKLGGFPTIDELDRVGNGRPVFIYRTDHHNGVVNNAALVRSGLAEAVEDPPFGRIDRDPATGRPTGLLRENAAYVVVDEISKDYTVGDFTKGLKQVFAEFLSYGITSIHNSLTQSNGIRAYQDMRAAGELPLRVGIMVSGKENGLVESYIRAGIRSGLGDEWVRIIGVEWCPDCSTTGRTAAYYEPYVGAKVLGEPEHNTGMLLYSSEDFAKRVMDATAAGLAVFADGIGDRGIDYVLDAFEAALHAYPNSDSRMRVEHTCYATPAIRERMRRLNVIPSSAAAFLYDLGDGYIRVRGEAAMQDMWPHRSWKELGVVAPAHSDAPICHPNPLRGIYALVARKTDTGQSLGAAEAISVWDAVKAYTLDGAYAGREEALKGSIEVGKLGDLVILDEDIFGVDVERIPHIKVSRTIVGGKTAYRA, from the coding sequence ATGTCCTGCTTTCATGAAGCCATGCTGATGACCCGGCCCGCCGATACCATCGTCACCCGCGCCAAGGTCGCGACGATCGATGCCGCCATGCCGTTCTGCGAGGCGGTGGCGATCTCCGGCGGCCGTATTGTTGCCGTCGGCAGTGCCGCCGAGGTGGCGGCCTTCGCCGGCCCCGATACCGAGATCATCGATGCCGGCGGACGCACCGTGCTGCCGGGCTTCATCGAGAGCCACTGCCATGCCGACGTCTATGGCGCGCGCGTGCATCGTTGGGCCGATTTTTCCTGGCCCAGGGTCGGATCCAAGGACGACGTGCTGGCGAAGATCGCGGCAGCGACACCCGACCTGCCGCCGGACGCCTGGTTCGTTGGTTTTCGTTATGACGACAACAAGCTCGGCGGCTTCCCGACCATCGACGAGCTCGATCGGGTCGGCAACGGGCGCCCGGTCTTCATCTACCGCACCGACCATCACAATGGTGTCGTCAACAACGCCGCATTGGTCCGCTCAGGTCTTGCCGAGGCCGTGGAGGATCCGCCCTTCGGCCGGATCGATCGCGATCCGGCGACCGGCCGGCCGACCGGCTTGCTGCGCGAGAACGCCGCCTATGTGGTGGTCGACGAGATCAGCAAGGATTACACCGTCGGCGACTTCACCAAGGGTCTGAAGCAGGTCTTCGCCGAGTTCCTGAGCTATGGCATCACCTCGATCCACAATTCGCTGACCCAGTCGAACGGCATCCGCGCCTACCAGGACATGCGGGCGGCCGGCGAGTTGCCGTTGAGGGTCGGCATCATGGTCAGCGGCAAGGAAAACGGCCTGGTCGAATCCTATATTCGCGCTGGTATCCGGTCCGGCCTCGGCGACGAATGGGTGCGCATCATTGGCGTCGAATGGTGCCCTGATTGCTCGACCACCGGGCGGACCGCGGCCTATTACGAGCCCTATGTCGGCGCCAAGGTGCTGGGCGAGCCCGAGCACAATACCGGCATGCTGCTCTATTCGAGCGAGGACTTCGCCAAACGCGTGATGGATGCGACGGCGGCCGGCCTTGCGGTTTTCGCCGACGGCATCGGCGACCGTGGCATCGACTATGTGCTCGACGCCTTCGAGGCGGCGCTTCATGCCTATCCCAACTCCGACAGCCGCATGCGGGTCGAGCACACCTGTTACGCCACGCCCGCGATCCGCGAGCGCATGCGCCGGTTGAACGTCATCCCGTCATCGGCCGCCGCCTTCCTCTACGATCTCGGCGACGGCTATATCCGGGTGCGCGGCGAGGCTGCGATGCAGGACATGTGGCCGCACCGGTCCTGGAAGGAGCTGGGCGTGGTAGCGCCGGCCCATTCCGACGCGCCGATCTGCCACCCCAATCCCTTGCGCGGCATCTACGCCCTGGTCGCACGCAAGACCGATACCGGGCAAAGCCTCGGGGCCGCGGAGGCGATCAGCGTCTGGGACGCGGTGAAGGCCTATACGCTCGACGGCGCCTATGCCGGCCGCGAAGAAGCCCTGAAAGGCAGCATCGAAGTCGGCAAGCTCGGTGATCTCGTCATTCTCGACGAGGACATTTTCGGCGTCGACGTCGAGCGCATCCCGCATATCAAGGTCAGCCGCACCATCGTCGGCGGCAAGACGGCCTATCGGGCATGA
- a CDS encoding ABC transporter permease, which produces MEAAARPRLSRLVVLGFGWLGLIFLLAPLAVVFPVSLTPERYLSMPTNGISFQHYAKLVTDLRWSQSILTSLAIATLTTVLATLLGTLCAIGLWRLNSRLTRYLRVMILAPLIVPPIVHALAFYRTWIDLNWLDTLMGVVVAHTVICIPLVLITVSTSLSGFDRRLEQAARSLGASPVTVLRRIVVPNIAPGILSGAAFSFVTSWDEVVAVLFLTSRKVVTLPIVIWNSLTERVDPAVAAVSAVMILATLVAVAIRLTLRKV; this is translated from the coding sequence ATGGAGGCCGCCGCCCGTCCACGGCTGAGCCGGCTCGTCGTCCTCGGCTTCGGTTGGCTCGGCCTGATCTTTCTGCTGGCGCCGCTCGCCGTGGTGTTTCCGGTCTCGCTGACACCGGAGCGCTATCTGTCCATGCCGACCAACGGCATCTCGTTCCAGCACTATGCGAAGCTCGTCACCGATCTGCGCTGGTCGCAGAGCATCCTGACCAGCCTGGCGATCGCCACCCTCACCACGGTGCTGGCGACCCTGCTCGGCACGCTCTGCGCCATCGGCTTGTGGCGGCTGAACTCCCGGCTGACCCGCTATCTGCGCGTGATGATCCTGGCGCCGCTGATCGTGCCGCCGATCGTCCATGCATTGGCCTTTTACCGGACCTGGATCGACCTCAACTGGCTCGACACGCTGATGGGCGTGGTGGTCGCCCATACGGTCATCTGCATTCCGCTTGTGCTGATCACCGTCTCGACATCGCTCAGCGGCTTCGACCGGCGCCTGGAACAGGCGGCTCGCAGCCTCGGCGCGTCGCCTGTCACCGTGCTGCGGCGCATCGTCGTGCCGAACATCGCCCCCGGCATCCTGTCCGGCGCGGCCTTTTCCTTCGTCACCTCATGGGACGAAGTGGTCGCGGTGCTGTTCCTGACCAGCCGCAAGGTCGTCACCTTGCCGATCGTCATCTGGAACAGCCTGACCGAACGTGTCGATCCGGCGGTCGCCGCCGTCTCCGCCGTGATGATCCTCGCCACCCTCGTCGCCGTCGCCATCCGCCTGACCCTCCGCAAGGTCTGA
- a CDS encoding GntR family transcriptional regulator has protein sequence MANPKTMANPKTMTNPKTVTNPKTMAAEAYARLEEMIILGKLVPATRLSEQMLAQALGLGRTPIREALQKLRENHLVDILPRSGVFVTKVDFRSQLLVMEVRHDLERLVARRAARRANTAERQKFLQLAAAMRLAGETRDKLALMAVDRQFKELSLQAAANKYLTAALAPIHAHSRRFYFTHLETTNVPIALSHAEAIEAIGRGDEAAAVAATEAFLEAMEAFTKAVITAELAEV, from the coding sequence ATGGCGAACCCCAAGACCATGGCGAACCCCAAGACCATGACGAACCCCAAGACCGTGACGAACCCAAAGACCATGGCGGCCGAGGCCTATGCCCGGCTCGAGGAGATGATCATCCTCGGCAAGCTGGTGCCGGCGACGCGCTTGTCCGAGCAGATGCTGGCGCAGGCGCTGGGGCTTGGCCGCACGCCAATCCGCGAAGCCTTGCAGAAGCTGCGCGAGAACCACCTGGTCGACATCCTGCCCCGCTCCGGCGTGTTCGTGACCAAGGTCGATTTTCGCAGCCAGCTGCTGGTCATGGAGGTGCGTCACGATCTCGAACGGCTGGTCGCCCGCAGGGCCGCCCGCCGCGCCAACACCGCCGAACGGCAGAAGTTCCTGCAGCTTGCTGCCGCCATGCGCCTTGCCGGCGAGACCCGCGACAAGCTGGCCTTGATGGCGGTGGATCGGCAGTTCAAGGAATTATCGCTACAGGCGGCCGCCAACAAATATCTGACCGCCGCGCTGGCGCCGATCCACGCCCATTCACGCCGCTTCTATTTCACCCATCTCGAAACGACGAACGTGCCGATCGCGCTGTCGCATGCCGAGGCGATCGAGGCGATCGGTCGCGGCGACGAGGCCGCGGCGGTGGCCGCGACCGAGGCCTTCCTGGAAGCGATGGAGGCCTTCACCAAGGCGGTCATCACCGCCGAACTGGCCGAGGTTTGA
- the gcvA gene encoding transcriptional regulator GcvA encodes MLRRSFLPGVGNLLAFEAAARHGSISRAAEELHLTQSAVSRQILHLEATLGVALFHRVRRRIVLTDAGRIYASDLRQALTGVSDATHKMMAYAGAGGVLDLAVLPTFAARWLIPRLSGFLSDNPDVIVNCTARVAPFDFGQEPFDAAIHVGRPDWAGAVCEHLMIEESVPVCSPGYRAAHTIEAPGDLTRTSLLQQMTRPTAWAEWFEQAGVEAPQALRGHRFEQFSMVAEAAVAGLGVALVPHILVEADLASGRLDVLFPQTLISTKAYYFVCPEHKAEAPLVRAFRDWIVGQAKEAGTSEPASLPV; translated from the coding sequence ATGCTCCGACGCAGTTTCCTCCCCGGGGTCGGCAATCTCCTGGCCTTCGAGGCCGCAGCCCGCCATGGCAGCATATCGCGCGCGGCGGAAGAACTGCATCTGACGCAGAGCGCGGTATCGCGCCAGATCCTGCACCTGGAAGCGACCTTGGGGGTAGCGCTGTTTCACCGGGTGCGCCGGCGCATCGTGCTGACCGATGCCGGCCGCATCTATGCGAGCGACCTTCGCCAGGCGCTCACCGGCGTGTCGGATGCAACCCACAAGATGATGGCCTATGCCGGCGCCGGCGGCGTGCTCGACCTCGCCGTCCTGCCGACCTTCGCGGCCCGCTGGCTGATCCCCCGGCTGTCAGGCTTTCTCAGCGACAATCCTGACGTGATCGTCAATTGCACGGCGCGCGTCGCGCCCTTCGACTTCGGCCAGGAACCATTCGACGCCGCGATCCATGTCGGCCGGCCGGACTGGGCCGGCGCCGTCTGCGAGCACCTGATGATCGAGGAGAGCGTACCGGTGTGCAGCCCCGGCTATCGCGCCGCGCACACGATCGAAGCGCCTGGCGACCTCACCCGCACCAGCCTGTTGCAGCAGATGACCCGGCCGACCGCCTGGGCGGAATGGTTCGAGCAGGCCGGCGTCGAGGCGCCCCAGGCGCTGCGCGGCCATCGCTTCGAGCAATTTTCCATGGTTGCCGAGGCCGCGGTCGCCGGCCTCGGCGTGGCGCTGGTGCCGCATATCCTGGTCGAGGCGGATCTTGCCTCCGGCCGGCTCGACGTGCTGTTCCCGCAGACGCTGATCTCGACCAAGGCCTATTATTTCGTCTGCCCCGAGCACAAGGCCGAGGCACCGCTGGTCAGGGCGTTCCGCGACTGGATCGTCGGGCAAGCGAAAGAGGCCGGCACGAGTGA
- a CDS encoding acyl-CoA dehydrogenase, whose protein sequence is MAAQLKAKDRPDLAEFSWDDAFLLNDQLTEDERLIRDAARAYAQEKLMPRVSEMYLEEKTDRSIFNEMGEMGFLGPTVPEEYGGAGANYVSYGLVAREIERVDSGYRSMMSVQSSLVMYPIYAYGSEEQRKKYLPKLASGEWVGCFGLTEPDAGSDPAGMKTRAEQVADGYRLTGSKMWISNSPIADVFVIWAKSAAHDNKIRGFVLEKGMKGLTAPKVGGKLSLRASITGEVVMDGVIVPEENLLPNVSGLKGPFGCLNRARYGISWGALGAAEDCFHRARQYGLDRKQFNKPLAQTQLFQKKLADMQTEISLGLQASLRVGRLFDEGRAAPEMISIVKRNNCGKALDIARQARDMHGGNGIQIEYHVMRHAQNLETVNTYEGTHDVHALILGRAITGLQAFF, encoded by the coding sequence ATGGCCGCTCAGCTGAAAGCCAAGGACCGTCCTGATCTCGCCGAGTTCTCCTGGGACGATGCCTTCCTGCTCAACGACCAGTTGACCGAGGACGAGCGACTGATCCGCGACGCCGCCCGCGCTTATGCGCAGGAAAAGCTGATGCCGCGGGTCTCCGAGATGTATCTGGAGGAAAAGACCGACCGCTCGATCTTCAACGAGATGGGCGAGATGGGTTTCCTCGGGCCGACAGTGCCGGAAGAATATGGTGGCGCCGGCGCCAATTATGTCAGCTACGGCCTGGTGGCGCGCGAGATCGAGCGGGTCGATTCCGGCTATCGCTCGATGATGAGCGTGCAGTCCTCGCTGGTGATGTACCCGATCTATGCCTATGGCTCGGAAGAGCAGCGCAAGAAATATCTGCCGAAGCTCGCATCCGGCGAATGGGTCGGCTGCTTCGGCCTGACCGAACCCGATGCCGGTTCGGATCCGGCCGGCATGAAGACCCGCGCCGAGCAGGTCGCCGACGGCTACCGCCTGACCGGCTCGAAGATGTGGATCTCCAACTCGCCGATCGCCGATGTCTTCGTCATCTGGGCGAAGTCGGCGGCCCACGACAACAAGATCCGCGGCTTCGTGCTGGAAAAGGGCATGAAGGGCCTGACCGCGCCGAAGGTTGGTGGCAAGCTGTCGCTGCGCGCGTCGATCACCGGCGAAGTGGTGATGGACGGCGTCATCGTGCCGGAAGAGAACCTGTTGCCCAACGTCTCCGGCCTGAAGGGGCCGTTCGGCTGCCTCAACCGCGCCCGCTACGGCATTTCCTGGGGCGCGCTGGGGGCTGCCGAGGACTGCTTCCACCGGGCCCGCCAATATGGCCTGGACCGCAAGCAGTTCAACAAGCCGCTGGCCCAGACCCAGCTGTTCCAGAAGAAGCTCGCCGACATGCAGACCGAGATCTCGCTCGGCCTGCAGGCGTCGCTCCGCGTCGGCCGGCTGTTCGACGAGGGCAGGGCGGCGCCGGAAATGATCTCGATCGTCAAGCGCAACAATTGCGGCAAGGCGCTCGACATCGCCCGCCAGGCCCGCGACATGCATGGCGGCAACGGCATCCAGATCGAATATCACGTGATGCGCCACGCCCAGAACCTGGAGACGGTCAACACCTATGAGGGAACGCATGACGTTCATGCGCTGATCCTCGGTCGCGCGATCACCGGTCTGCAGGCATTCTTCTGA
- a CDS encoding ABC transporter substrate-binding protein, whose amino-acid sequence MTGRIDYLGDALQVAVERARAGAIDRRQLLQLGALFTAAGIGAGIDPAKAQTAAKEIVFAMWGGDAEAAYQKVWGEPFTARTGVKVVMDGTGPSPGRVRAMVQARNVTWDIIDGGVGTQASLGAAGVVDEIDYAVVDRAKALPGMDYRWGATVFVYGSVLTFDSRAFGGKTPQSWADFWDVRTFPGKRVLYKYMAGALEAALLADGVPLDKLYPLDVDRALKKIAAIKDHLVLWDTGASSQQLFRDGEVTMGQLWHTRANLLQEESGGRFRYTFNQGMLQPGVMSVPKNNPAGKVAMQFLAAMQDPQAQVKLLELLGNGPANPAADGTYGEALGKKNPGHPDNRKLMVLQNADWYGANIIPVTKRFLDLMAS is encoded by the coding sequence ATGACGGGCAGGATCGACTATCTCGGCGACGCGTTGCAGGTGGCGGTGGAGCGGGCGAGGGCCGGCGCCATCGACCGGCGTCAGTTGCTGCAACTGGGCGCCTTGTTCACCGCCGCCGGCATCGGCGCCGGCATCGACCCGGCCAAGGCGCAGACTGCGGCGAAAGAGATCGTCTTCGCCATGTGGGGTGGTGACGCCGAGGCGGCCTATCAGAAGGTCTGGGGCGAACCGTTCACTGCCAGGACCGGCGTCAAGGTGGTGATGGACGGCACCGGGCCGTCGCCCGGCCGGGTTCGCGCCATGGTCCAGGCGCGCAACGTCACCTGGGACATCATCGACGGCGGCGTCGGTACCCAGGCTTCGCTCGGTGCTGCCGGCGTGGTCGACGAGATCGATTATGCCGTGGTCGACCGGGCAAAGGCGCTGCCTGGCATGGACTACCGCTGGGGCGCCACCGTCTTCGTCTATGGTTCGGTCCTGACCTTCGACTCCAGGGCCTTCGGCGGCAAGACGCCGCAGAGTTGGGCCGACTTCTGGGACGTCAGGACATTCCCCGGCAAGCGCGTGCTCTACAAATACATGGCCGGCGCATTGGAAGCGGCGCTGCTCGCCGACGGCGTGCCGCTCGACAAGCTCTATCCGCTCGACGTCGACCGGGCTCTGAAGAAGATCGCCGCGATCAAGGATCACCTGGTGCTGTGGGATACCGGTGCCAGCAGCCAGCAGCTGTTCCGCGATGGTGAGGTCACCATGGGCCAGCTCTGGCATACCCGCGCCAACCTGCTGCAGGAGGAATCGGGCGGCCGGTTCCGCTACACCTTCAACCAGGGTATGCTGCAGCCGGGCGTCATGTCGGTGCCGAAGAACAATCCGGCGGGCAAGGTCGCCATGCAGTTCCTCGCCGCGATGCAGGACCCGCAGGCGCAGGTGAAGCTCTTGGAACTGCTCGGCAACGGCCCGGCCAACCCGGCCGCCGACGGCACCTATGGCGAGGCCCTGGGCAAGAAGAACCCGGGACATCCTGACAACCGCAAGCTGATGGTGTTGCAGAACGCCGATTGGTACGGCGCCAACATCATCCCCGTCACCAAGCGCTTCCTCGACCTCATGGCGTCCTGA